In the genome of Acidimicrobiales bacterium, one region contains:
- a CDS encoding EAL domain-containing protein codes for MAVHARQLVADVVSRVIDGIEGFSAVAVPAGAGEVVPTLLAHRPDVVVVEDAPPDVDGQSLVLEMRELAPSTAFVLLTGDSSGRAVVRALHSGCRGFMHTARASGELVGILRTVVAGGTVFPGDAIADTPRLDDLVVHYQPVVDLEGNGVVETEALVRWNHPMVGLRGPAEFLPQAEVTGLIEPLGWHVLGQACRQAAAWRAELPDAEGLSMAVNVSLRQLVATDVVDRVQDALDQAGLAPDALVLEFPETALAAGDAPLIDRLQAVAALGVELRVDDFGTSQSSLVHLRRLPISALKIDYDFVNAMLARSNAADIVGAIVALAHSLGMRSVAEGIENEREVSLLRELGCELGQGYVWARPLDAEAFASWYLDHLGLPCRPAATQRDNGRDRANGTVTLKYEHCGWCHRRGAYLVPGRPILRCRYCQAHFDVSALSPGRLSERLDVYARNLQGRRTAEHVNRAGACSECRPGRSPR; via the coding sequence GTGGCAGTGCACGCGCGCCAGCTCGTCGCCGACGTCGTCAGCCGAGTCATCGACGGCATCGAGGGCTTCTCGGCAGTGGCGGTGCCAGCCGGGGCCGGCGAAGTCGTGCCGACCCTGCTGGCCCACCGTCCCGACGTGGTGGTGGTCGAGGACGCACCGCCGGACGTCGACGGTCAGTCGTTGGTACTGGAGATGCGCGAACTCGCACCGTCGACGGCGTTCGTCTTGCTGACGGGAGACTCCAGCGGCCGGGCGGTCGTGCGCGCTCTGCACTCCGGCTGTCGCGGCTTCATGCACACCGCACGCGCCTCGGGCGAGCTGGTGGGGATCCTTCGCACCGTCGTCGCGGGCGGGACGGTGTTTCCGGGCGACGCCATCGCCGACACTCCTCGGCTCGACGACCTGGTCGTCCACTATCAACCCGTCGTCGACCTCGAGGGCAACGGTGTCGTGGAGACAGAGGCGCTCGTGCGATGGAACCACCCCATGGTGGGCCTGCGCGGCCCGGCGGAGTTCCTGCCACAGGCCGAGGTGACCGGTCTCATCGAACCACTCGGATGGCACGTGCTCGGCCAGGCATGTCGGCAGGCCGCCGCTTGGCGTGCCGAGCTTCCCGACGCCGAAGGGCTGTCGATGGCGGTGAACGTGTCGCTCCGCCAACTCGTCGCGACCGATGTGGTCGATCGCGTCCAGGATGCTCTGGACCAGGCCGGCTTGGCCCCCGACGCCCTCGTGCTGGAGTTCCCGGAGACGGCTCTTGCCGCGGGCGACGCCCCCTTGATCGACCGACTCCAGGCCGTCGCCGCCCTCGGCGTCGAATTGCGTGTCGACGACTTCGGGACCAGCCAGTCGTCCTTGGTGCACCTGCGCCGTCTTCCCATTTCCGCCTTGAAGATCGACTACGACTTCGTCAACGCCATGCTGGCTCGGTCCAACGCCGCAGACATCGTCGGCGCCATCGTCGCCCTCGCCCACAGCCTGGGCATGAGATCGGTAGCGGAGGGCATCGAGAACGAGCGCGAAGTGTCGTTGCTCCGCGAGCTCGGGTGCGAACTAGGGCAGGGCTACGTGTGGGCCCGCCCGCTCGATGCCGAGGCATTCGCATCCTGGTACCTGGACCACCTCGGTTTGCCGTGTCGCCCTGCTGCGACGCAGCGAGACAACGGTCGCGACCGGGCCAACGGTACGGTCACGCTGAAGTACGAGCACTGCGGCTGGTGCCACCGTCGGGGTGCCTACCTGGTGCCAGGCCGGCCCATCCTGCGGTGCAGGTACTGCCAGGCGCACTTCGACG